The proteins below are encoded in one region of Pseudomonas entomophila L48:
- a CDS encoding sulfurtransferase codes for MPLAQLITPQQLAERLDSPGLVILDCRFALEDVDYGQRSYAQGHIAGAHFADLERDLSGPVVKGRTGRHPLPDAQRLVERLREWGLDDDSEVVLYDDGPGAYAARAWWLLVWLGKRDGVSILDGGLKAWHAAHLPLSLDPPARREGNFSGEPDMKLLIDAGHLAKRLGEADLTLIDARALPRFRGEVEPIDPVAGHIPGAQCAAFTENLGADGQFLPVAQLKQRFAEKLGDRSPEHLVAYCGSGVTACHNLFALALAGYPLGRLYAGSWSEWINDPQHAVATGD; via the coding sequence ATGCCCCTTGCGCAACTGATCACCCCGCAGCAACTGGCCGAGCGCCTGGACTCGCCCGGGCTGGTGATCCTCGACTGTCGTTTCGCCCTGGAAGATGTCGACTACGGCCAGCGCAGCTATGCCCAGGGGCATATCGCCGGGGCGCATTTCGCCGATCTGGAGCGTGACCTGAGCGGGCCGGTGGTCAAGGGGCGTACCGGGCGGCATCCGTTGCCTGATGCGCAGCGCCTGGTCGAGCGCCTGCGCGAATGGGGCCTGGACGACGACAGCGAGGTAGTGCTCTACGACGACGGCCCTGGTGCGTATGCCGCCCGTGCCTGGTGGCTGCTGGTTTGGCTGGGCAAGCGCGACGGGGTGTCGATCCTCGACGGCGGCCTGAAGGCCTGGCACGCGGCACACCTGCCCCTGAGCCTGGATCCGCCTGCGCGGCGCGAGGGCAACTTCAGCGGCGAGCCGGACATGAAGTTGCTGATCGATGCCGGGCACTTGGCCAAGCGCCTGGGCGAAGCGGACCTGACCCTGATCGATGCCCGTGCGTTACCGCGCTTCCGAGGCGAGGTCGAGCCGATCGACCCGGTGGCCGGGCACATTCCGGGTGCACAATGTGCGGCGTTCACCGAGAACCTTGGTGCCGACGGGCAGTTTCTACCAGTTGCGCAGCTCAAGCAGCGCTTCGCCGAGAAACTGGGCGACCGCTCGCCTGAACACCTGGTGGCCTACTGCGGTTCGGGCGTGACGGCCTGCCACAACCTGTTCGCCCTGGCCCTGGCGGGGTACCCGCTGGGGCGGTTGTATGCAGGCTCTTGGAGCGAGTGGATCAATGATCCGCAGCACGCAGTGGCAACCGGCGACTGA
- the rsmD gene encoding 16S rRNA (guanine(966)-N(2))-methyltransferase RsmD has product MARPTSPARPAPGASKGPGQLRIIAGEWRSRRLAVPEGEGLRPTPDRVRETLFNWLAPYIEGAHVLDAFTGSGALVLEALSRGAENAVALDSNPAAIANLKHNLELLRCPRGQILQTDALRYLQGPTKQQFDLVFLDPPFHQDLLANTCNLLEQGQWLREQAWVYTESEAAPSTLPMPGNWRLHREKKTGQVYYALWQRVAADQ; this is encoded by the coding sequence ATGGCAAGACCCACCTCCCCAGCGCGCCCGGCACCGGGCGCCAGCAAGGGCCCCGGCCAACTGCGCATCATCGCCGGCGAGTGGCGCAGCCGCCGCCTGGCGGTACCGGAAGGCGAAGGCCTGCGCCCCACGCCTGACCGCGTGCGCGAAACCCTGTTCAACTGGCTGGCGCCCTACATCGAAGGCGCCCACGTGCTGGACGCTTTCACCGGCAGCGGCGCCCTGGTGCTCGAGGCGCTGTCCCGTGGCGCCGAGAACGCCGTGGCCCTGGACAGCAACCCGGCCGCCATCGCCAACCTCAAGCACAACCTCGAACTGCTGCGCTGCCCCCGTGGGCAGATCCTGCAGACCGACGCCCTGCGTTACCTGCAAGGCCCGACCAAGCAGCAGTTCGACCTGGTGTTCCTCGACCCGCCCTTCCACCAGGACCTGCTGGCCAACACCTGCAACCTGCTGGAACAAGGCCAGTGGCTGCGCGAACAGGCGTGGGTCTACACCGAGAGCGAGGCGGCTCCATCCACGCTACCGATGCCCGGCAACTGGCGCCTGCACCGCGAGAAGAAGACCGGCCAGGTGTACTATGCGTTGTGGCAGCGCGTGGCAGCCGACCAATAG
- the coaD gene encoding pantetheine-phosphate adenylyltransferase, whose amino-acid sequence MNRVLYPGTFDPITKGHGDLVERASRLFDHVIIAVAASPKKNPLFPLEQRVELAREVTKHLPNVEVIGFSSLLAHFAKEQGANVFLRGLRAVSDFEYEFQLANMNRQLAPDVESLFLTPSERYSFISSTLVREIAALGGDISKFVHPTVADALTERFRK is encoded by the coding sequence ATGAACCGAGTGTTGTACCCGGGTACTTTCGACCCCATTACCAAAGGCCATGGCGACCTGGTCGAGCGCGCCTCGCGGCTGTTCGACCACGTGATCATCGCCGTGGCGGCCAGCCCCAAGAAAAACCCCCTGTTCCCGCTGGAACAACGGGTCGAGCTGGCCCGCGAGGTCACCAAGCACCTGCCCAATGTCGAAGTCATCGGCTTCTCCTCGCTGCTGGCGCATTTCGCCAAGGAACAGGGCGCCAACGTGTTCCTGCGCGGCCTGCGCGCGGTTTCCGACTTCGAATACGAGTTCCAGCTGGCCAACATGAACCGCCAGCTGGCACCGGACGTCGAGAGCCTGTTCCTCACCCCGTCCGAGCGCTATTCGTTCATTTCCTCGACACTGGTCCGGGAAATCGCCGCGCTGGGCGGTGATATCAGCAAGTTCGTCCACCCCACCGTGGCCGACGCGTTGACCGAGCGCTTCCGCAAGTAA
- a CDS encoding TetR/AcrR family transcriptional regulator — MAPRMKTRERIVQNSLELFNQQGERSVSTNHIAAHMEISPGNLYYHFPNKQAIIAVLFNQYEELVDSFLRAPQGRAATVEDKRFYLKALLAAMWNYRFLHRDLEHLLDSDPELAARYRRFSRRCLQHGQAIYRGFVDAGILAMDATQIESLTINAWIVLTSWVRFLSTTREHTAHLGEEAFKRGVYQVVVLELGYVTPASRAAVQALCDEYHVPFNQALEY, encoded by the coding sequence ATGGCCCCGCGCATGAAGACCCGAGAGCGCATCGTGCAGAACAGCCTGGAGCTGTTCAACCAGCAGGGCGAGCGTAGCGTCAGCACCAACCACATTGCCGCGCACATGGAAATCTCGCCCGGCAACCTGTACTACCACTTCCCCAACAAGCAGGCGATCATCGCCGTGCTGTTCAACCAGTACGAAGAACTGGTCGACAGCTTCCTGCGCGCGCCACAGGGGCGCGCTGCCACGGTCGAGGACAAACGCTTCTACCTGAAGGCCTTGCTGGCGGCGATGTGGAACTACCGCTTCCTCCACCGCGACCTGGAGCACCTGCTCGACAGCGACCCGGAACTGGCCGCGCGCTACCGGCGTTTTTCCCGGCGCTGCCTGCAGCATGGCCAGGCCATCTACCGGGGTTTTGTCGACGCCGGGATCCTGGCCATGGATGCGACGCAGATCGAGTCGCTGACCATCAATGCCTGGATCGTCCTGACGTCCTGGGTACGTTTCCTCAGCACCACCCGCGAGCACACCGCCCACCTGGGTGAAGAAGCCTTCAAGCGCGGCGTCTATCAGGTGGTGGTGCTGGAACTGGGCTATGTCACCCCAGCCTCGCGGGCTGCCGTGCAGGCGCTGTGCGATGAGTATCACGTTCCGTTCAACCAGGCCCTGGAGTACTGA
- a CDS encoding YfhL family 4Fe-4S dicluster ferredoxin — MSLIITDDCINCDVCEPECPNAAISQGEEIYVIDPNLCTQCVGHYDEPQCQQVCPVDCIPLDEAHPETEDELMAKYRRITGKA; from the coding sequence ATGTCCCTGATCATCACCGACGATTGCATCAACTGCGACGTCTGCGAACCCGAGTGCCCGAACGCCGCCATCTCGCAAGGCGAAGAGATCTATGTGATCGACCCGAACCTGTGCACCCAGTGCGTGGGCCACTACGACGAGCCACAGTGCCAGCAGGTCTGCCCGGTCGACTGCATCCCCCTGGATGAAGCCCACCCGGAAACCGAAGACGAGCTGATGGCCAAGTACCGCCGGATCACCGGCAAGGCCTGA
- a CDS encoding coniferyl aldehyde dehydrogenase, with the protein MTSPAVLPPVQSDLDLQATFDAQRRAFASNPMPPAAQRRQWLKSLREALLADQETLIASIDADFSGRSRDETLIAELMPSVLGLRDAERHLQRWMRASRRKVGLAFQPASARVQYQPLGVVGIIVPWNYPLFLAIGPLTGALAAGNRVMLKLSESTPASGQALKALLERVFPSDLVSIVLGEVEVGQAFARLPFDHLLFTGATSVGRHVMLAAAQNLTPVTLELGGKSPAIVSADVPLDTAAERIAFGKTLNAGQTCVAPDYVLVPRERLGAFAEAYQRAVRRAYPRLNDNPDYSAIINERQLGRLNHLLDDARAKGAKVLDVYSDEPRQGRRLPPHLLLEVNDGMQVMQDEIFGPLLPLVPYDRLDDALAYINQRPRPLALYYFGYDRAEQARVLRDTHSGGVCLNDTLLHVAQDDLPFGGIGPSGMGHYHGHEGFLTFSKAKAVLAKQRINAAKVIYPPYGKALQRLVYKLFIR; encoded by the coding sequence ATGACCTCGCCTGCCGTTCTCCCTCCCGTGCAATCTGACCTCGACCTGCAGGCGACGTTCGACGCCCAGCGCCGGGCATTCGCCAGCAACCCCATGCCCCCGGCAGCCCAGCGCCGGCAGTGGCTCAAGAGCCTGCGCGAAGCGCTGCTGGCGGACCAGGAAACCCTGATTGCCAGCATCGATGCCGACTTCAGTGGGCGCAGCCGCGATGAAACCCTGATTGCCGAGCTGATGCCCTCGGTGCTGGGCCTGCGCGATGCCGAGCGCCATCTGCAGCGCTGGATGCGCGCGTCGCGGCGCAAGGTCGGCCTGGCCTTCCAGCCCGCCAGTGCGCGGGTGCAGTACCAGCCACTGGGGGTGGTGGGGATCATCGTGCCGTGGAACTACCCGCTGTTCCTCGCCATTGGCCCGCTGACCGGCGCCCTGGCCGCCGGCAACCGGGTGATGCTCAAGCTCAGCGAGTCCACCCCCGCCAGCGGCCAGGCGCTCAAGGCCCTGCTGGAGCGGGTGTTCCCCAGTGACCTGGTCAGCATCGTGCTGGGTGAGGTGGAAGTCGGCCAGGCCTTTGCCCGCCTGCCGTTCGACCACCTGCTGTTCACCGGCGCCACCAGCGTCGGCCGCCACGTGATGCTGGCGGCCGCGCAGAACCTCACCCCGGTGACCTTGGAGCTGGGCGGCAAGTCGCCGGCCATCGTCTCGGCGGATGTGCCGCTGGACACCGCCGCCGAGCGCATCGCCTTCGGCAAGACCCTCAATGCCGGGCAAACCTGCGTCGCTCCCGACTACGTACTGGTGCCCCGCGAACGCCTGGGTGCCTTCGCCGAGGCCTACCAGCGCGCCGTGCGCCGCGCCTATCCACGCCTCAATGACAACCCCGACTACAGCGCGATCATCAACGAGCGCCAGCTCGGCCGCCTGAATCACTTGCTGGACGACGCCCGCGCCAAGGGCGCCAAGGTACTCGACGTCTATTCGGATGAACCCCGCCAGGGTCGGCGCCTGCCGCCCCACCTGTTGCTGGAAGTGAACGACGGCATGCAGGTGATGCAGGACGAGATCTTCGGCCCGCTGCTGCCACTGGTGCCCTACGACCGGCTCGACGACGCCCTGGCCTATATCAACCAACGGCCTCGGCCCTTGGCGCTCTACTACTTCGGCTACGACCGTGCCGAGCAGGCGCGGGTACTGCGTGACACCCACTCTGGTGGTGTGTGTCTGAACGACACCCTGCTGCACGTGGCCCAGGACGACTTGCCCTTCGGCGGCATAGGCCCGTCCGGCATGGGGCACTACCACGGCCACGAAGGTTTCCTCACCTTCAGCAAGGCCAAGGCCGTGCTGGCCAAGCAGCGCATCAACGCCGCCAAGGTGATCTACCCACCTTATGGCAAAGCCTTGCAGCGCCTGGTCTACAAGCTGTTCATACGGTGA
- the ggt gene encoding gamma-glutamyltransferase — translation MPFVAAVRRSLLGATLALLATAAQADGPGRAAIASPHGAATAAAQQVLAQGGNAFDAAVAISAALAVVEPYGSGLGGGGFFLLRESGDAPRYAFLDARERAPAAARADMYLKDGKVQPGLSINGPLAAAIPGLPQALADLAATHGKLPLKDTLAPAIRLANQGFAVDRIYRDRATMRLSALRDDAESARLFLRTHDVPALGTLIRQPELATTLQRMADHGRDGFYRGPMAQRLVDGVRQAGGVWTLDDLAGYHTAWREPLRYPLANQRELISSPPPSAGGVALAQSLAMLQRLPWQSAEPVQRSHYVIEVLRRAYRDRGLLGDPDYVANPINRLLARQYLTGLADGIDVHQATPSSALPPSPAWREGDHTTHFTVIDADGNAVSATLSVNLPFGAAFSVPGTGVVLNNEMDDFAADPSGSNSYGLAGSQANAVAAGKRPLSSMSPTFIESPSQFASFGTPGGSRIPSMVLLSVMGFLEGRPVAEWPATARYHHQYLPDVVEHEPGAFSPGQKAELQARGYQLKDMGRSYGNQQVLYWDKAGGTLEAASDPRGVGQSAIGY, via the coding sequence ATGCCGTTCGTCGCCGCAGTTCGACGCTCACTCCTCGGCGCCACCCTGGCGCTGCTGGCCACCGCCGCCCAGGCGGATGGCCCGGGTCGCGCGGCCATTGCCAGCCCGCACGGCGCAGCCACTGCGGCAGCCCAGCAGGTTCTCGCCCAGGGCGGCAACGCCTTCGACGCCGCCGTGGCCATCAGCGCCGCGCTGGCGGTGGTCGAGCCCTACGGCTCGGGCCTGGGCGGTGGCGGTTTCTTCCTGCTGCGCGAAAGTGGCGACGCACCCCGCTACGCCTTCCTCGATGCCCGTGAGCGTGCGCCGGCCGCCGCCCGGGCGGACATGTACCTCAAAGACGGCAAGGTGCAGCCAGGTCTGTCGATCAACGGCCCGTTGGCCGCCGCCATCCCTGGCCTGCCCCAGGCGCTGGCCGACCTGGCCGCGACCCACGGCAAGCTGCCCCTGAAGGACACCCTGGCCCCGGCCATCCGCCTGGCCAACCAGGGCTTTGCCGTCGACCGCATCTACCGCGACCGGGCGACCATGCGCCTGAGTGCCCTGCGCGACGACGCCGAAAGTGCCCGGCTGTTCCTGCGCACCCACGACGTGCCGGCGTTGGGGACGCTGATCCGCCAGCCGGAACTGGCCACCACCTTGCAGCGCATGGCCGACCACGGCCGTGACGGCTTCTACCGGGGCCCGATGGCCCAACGCCTGGTCGACGGTGTGCGCCAGGCCGGTGGCGTCTGGACCCTCGACGACCTCGCCGGCTACCACACCGCCTGGCGCGAGCCTCTGCGCTACCCGCTGGCCAACCAGCGCGAGCTGATCAGCAGCCCGCCGCCGTCGGCCGGCGGCGTGGCCCTGGCCCAGAGCCTGGCCATGCTCCAGCGCCTGCCCTGGCAAAGCGCCGAACCGGTACAGCGCAGCCACTACGTGATCGAAGTGTTGCGCCGGGCCTACCGCGACCGCGGCCTGCTCGGCGACCCGGACTACGTCGCCAACCCCATCAACCGCCTGTTGGCGCGCCAGTACCTCACCGGGCTGGCCGACGGCATCGATGTGCACCAGGCCACGCCCAGCAGCGCCCTGCCGCCCTCGCCGGCCTGGCGCGAGGGCGACCACACCACCCACTTCACGGTGATCGACGCCGACGGCAACGCGGTGTCCGCCACGCTGTCGGTCAACCTGCCATTCGGCGCGGCGTTCAGCGTGCCGGGCACCGGCGTGGTGTTGAACAACGAGATGGACGATTTTGCCGCCGACCCCAGCGGCAGCAACAGCTACGGCCTGGCGGGCAGCCAGGCCAACGCGGTGGCGGCGGGCAAGCGGCCGCTGTCGAGCATGAGCCCGACGTTCATCGAAAGCCCAAGCCAATTCGCCAGCTTCGGCACGCCGGGCGGCAGCCGGATCCCGAGCATGGTGCTGCTGTCGGTGATGGGCTTCCTGGAAGGTCGGCCGGTGGCCGAATGGCCGGCGACGGCGCGCTACCACCATCAGTACCTGCCAGATGTGGTCGAGCATGAGCCGGGGGCGTTCAGTCCAGGGCAGAAAGCCGAGCTGCAAGCGCGTGGATATCAGCTGAAGGACATGGGGCGCAGCTACGGGAACCAGCAGGTGCTGTATTGGGACAAGGCGGGTGGGACCCTGGAGGCCGCCAGTGATCCGCGAGGTGTGGGGCAGTCAGCAATAGGCTACTGA
- a CDS encoding hydrolase encodes MPSLTATFRPATGLSNPHLQTLWGPLWRKLPDLSRNRERLWLADGDFLDLDWHGPHQPDAPLVLVLHGLTGSSNSPYVKGLQQALQARGWASVAVNWRGCSGEPNLLARSYHSGASEDLAETIRHLRAQRPLAPLYAVGYSLGGNVLLKYLGESGSASQLEAAVAVSVPFRLDQCADRIGLGFSKLYQAHFMREMLAYVQDKQRHFRDKGHQEGLAEIERLGPLRNLRTFWDFDGRVTAPLNGFSDAHDYYRRASSRYYLGENRTPTLIIHSSDDPFVFDHSLPSASELAAQTHFELHNRGGHVGFVDGSLRNPGYYLERRIPQWLLEGR; translated from the coding sequence ATGCCCAGCCTCACCGCCACGTTCCGCCCGGCCACCGGCCTGTCCAACCCGCACCTGCAGACACTGTGGGGCCCCCTCTGGCGCAAGCTTCCCGATCTGTCACGCAACCGCGAGCGCCTGTGGCTGGCCGACGGCGACTTCCTCGACCTCGACTGGCATGGCCCGCACCAGCCCGATGCACCCTTGGTGCTGGTGCTGCACGGGCTGACCGGCTCTTCCAACTCCCCGTACGTCAAAGGTTTGCAGCAAGCGCTGCAGGCACGCGGCTGGGCCAGTGTCGCGGTGAACTGGCGCGGTTGCTCGGGCGAGCCCAACCTGCTGGCGCGCAGCTACCACTCCGGGGCCAGCGAAGACCTGGCCGAAACCATCCGCCACCTGCGCGCCCAACGGCCGCTGGCACCGCTGTACGCCGTGGGCTATTCGCTCGGCGGCAACGTGTTGCTCAAGTACCTGGGTGAGAGTGGCTCGGCCAGCCAGCTGGAAGCGGCGGTGGCGGTGTCGGTGCCGTTTCGCCTGGACCAGTGCGCCGATCGCATCGGGCTGGGCTTCTCGAAGCTCTACCAGGCGCATTTCATGCGCGAGATGCTGGCCTATGTGCAGGACAAGCAGCGGCATTTTCGCGACAAGGGCCATCAGGAAGGGCTGGCCGAGATCGAACGCCTGGGGCCGTTGCGCAACCTGCGTACCTTCTGGGATTTCGACGGCCGGGTAACCGCGCCGCTCAATGGTTTCAGCGATGCCCACGACTATTACCGGCGCGCTTCAAGCCGCTACTACCTGGGCGAGAACCGCACCCCGACGCTGATCATCCATTCCAGCGACGATCCATTCGTGTTCGACCATAGCCTGCCAAGCGCCAGCGAGCTGGCAGCGCAAACGCACTTCGAGTTGCACAACCGGGGCGGACATGTGGGGTTTGTCGACGGCAGCCTGCGTAATCCGGGGTATTACCTGGAGCGGCGGATTCCGCAGTGGCTGCTGGAAGGACGATAG
- a CDS encoding M16 family metallopeptidase: MSDRSAPRYTLFGLAIIVLVVAVAVLLARPAQSDNTDKPTAARPANALQSLAELDGKAPSRRQLNIQNWTTAEGARVLFVEARELPMFDLRVTFAAGSSQDGGTPGLAALTNAMLNEGVAGKDVTAIAEGFEGLGADFGNGSYRDMAVASLRSLSAADKREPALRLFTEVTGKPTFPEDALKRIKNQILAGFEYEKQNPGKLAGKTLFANLYGNHPYAHPSDGTAETIPGITLEQLRTFHAKAYSAGNAVIALVGDLDRGEAEAIAAQVSAGLPKGPALAKPEQPNEPKPGATHIDFPSKQTHLMLAELGIDRNDPDWPALSLGNQILGGGAFGTRLMSEVREKRGLTYGVYSVFSPMQVRGPFMINLQTRAELSEGTLKLVQDILADYLKNGPTQQELDDAKRELAGSFPLSNASNASIVGQLGAIGFYNLPLSWLEDFMQQSQALTVEQVKAAMAKHLAADRLVIVTAGPTVPQKPLPAPTDKPAEQPLGVPEH; the protein is encoded by the coding sequence ATGAGTGATCGCAGCGCACCCCGCTACACCCTGTTCGGCCTGGCGATCATCGTGCTGGTGGTGGCCGTCGCCGTGCTGCTGGCGCGCCCGGCCCAATCGGACAACACTGACAAGCCCACCGCCGCCCGCCCGGCCAATGCGTTGCAGTCGCTGGCCGAGCTGGACGGCAAGGCCCCGAGCCGCCGCCAGCTGAACATCCAGAACTGGACCACCGCCGAAGGTGCACGGGTACTGTTCGTCGAGGCCCGCGAGCTGCCGATGTTCGACCTGCGCGTCACCTTCGCCGCCGGCAGCAGCCAGGACGGCGGCACCCCCGGCCTGGCCGCACTGACCAACGCCATGCTCAACGAGGGTGTGGCCGGCAAGGACGTGACCGCCATCGCCGAGGGCTTCGAAGGCCTTGGCGCGGACTTCGGCAACGGCTCCTACCGCGACATGGCCGTGGCCTCGCTGCGCAGCCTGAGCGCCGCGGACAAGCGCGAGCCGGCCCTGAGGCTGTTCACGGAAGTGACCGGCAAACCGACCTTCCCCGAAGATGCCCTCAAGCGCATCAAGAACCAGATACTGGCCGGTTTCGAGTACGAAAAGCAGAACCCCGGCAAGCTTGCGGGCAAGACGCTGTTCGCCAACCTCTACGGCAATCATCCCTATGCCCACCCCAGTGACGGCACCGCCGAGACCATTCCCGGTATCACCCTGGAGCAGTTGCGCACCTTCCACGCAAAAGCCTACAGCGCCGGCAACGCGGTAATCGCCCTGGTCGGCGACCTCGACCGTGGCGAAGCCGAGGCCATCGCCGCCCAGGTGTCCGCCGGCCTGCCCAAGGGGCCGGCACTGGCCAAGCCTGAGCAACCGAACGAACCCAAGCCGGGCGCGACCCACATTGACTTTCCGTCCAAGCAGACCCACTTGATGCTGGCCGAACTCGGCATTGACCGTAACGACCCGGACTGGCCTGCGCTGTCGCTGGGCAACCAGATCCTCGGCGGTGGCGCGTTCGGTACCCGCCTGATGAGCGAAGTCCGCGAAAAGCGCGGCCTCACCTATGGCGTGTACTCGGTGTTCAGCCCGATGCAGGTGCGCGGCCCGTTCATGATCAACCTGCAAACCCGCGCCGAGCTTAGCGAAGGCACCCTCAAGCTGGTCCAGGACATCCTCGCCGACTACTTGAAGAACGGCCCGACCCAGCAAGAGTTGGACGACGCCAAGCGTGAACTGGCCGGCAGCTTCCCGCTGTCCAACGCCAGCAACGCGAGCATCGTCGGCCAACTGGGCGCGATCGGCTTCTACAACCTGCCGCTGAGCTGGCTGGAGGACTTCATGCAGCAGTCCCAGGCGCTGACGGTCGAGCAGGTCAAGGCCGCCATGGCCAAGCACCTGGCCGCCGACCGGCTGGTGATTGTCACCGCTGGCCCGACCGTGCCGCAGAAGCCGCTGCCGGCCCCCACTGACAAACCCGCCGAGCAGCCGCTTGGCGTACCGGAGCATTAA
- a CDS encoding GMC family oxidoreductase: MPVPDPFRQGLERGWKTHDGSRLEQDLSLETDVAVIGSGAGGATTAELLSAAGLKVLLIEEGPLKTSSDFHLLEHEAYADLYQEGLGRLSKEGAITILQGRAVGGTTLVNWTSSFRTPPQTLEHWAREHGVKGLDSETLRPWFERMEQRLGIAPWAMPPNANNDVLRRGCEALGHRWAVIPRNVRGCWNLGYCGMGCPVNAKQSMLVTSIPATLETGGELLYLARAERFSHDGQRIDHLQCQALDAKGVQPTGRKVCVRARHYVLAGGGINSPALLLRSEAPDPHQRLGKRTFLHLVNFSAAQFADKIDPYYGAPQSIYSDQFQWQDGVAGPIGYKLEVPPLHPALASTLLGGHGQDNALRMAELPHTHVMLALLRDGFHPESPGGQVELRGDGSPVLDYPVTDYLRDGLRRAWHSMAQIQFAAGARQVLPVHGDARYVETPDQAKALIDSLPMELFRMRLGSAHVMGGCTLGEDPRQAVCDSLGRHHQLENLSIHDGSLFPTSIGANPQLSVYALAARLSDALIGRLANGA; this comes from the coding sequence ATGCCCGTCCCTGATCCGTTTCGCCAAGGCCTTGAACGAGGCTGGAAAACTCATGATGGCTCACGCCTGGAGCAAGACCTGTCGCTCGAAACCGATGTCGCGGTGATCGGCAGCGGGGCTGGCGGCGCCACCACGGCCGAATTGCTCAGCGCAGCCGGCCTGAAGGTGCTGTTGATCGAGGAGGGCCCACTGAAGACCAGCAGTGACTTCCACCTGCTGGAACACGAAGCCTACGCCGACCTCTACCAGGAGGGCCTGGGGCGTCTGAGCAAAGAGGGCGCCATTACCATCCTCCAGGGCCGCGCGGTAGGCGGCACCACACTGGTCAACTGGACATCGAGCTTCCGCACCCCACCGCAAACGCTGGAGCACTGGGCCCGCGAGCACGGGGTGAAGGGCCTGGACAGCGAAACCCTGCGCCCCTGGTTCGAACGCATGGAGCAGCGCCTGGGGATCGCCCCATGGGCGATGCCACCGAATGCCAACAACGATGTGCTGCGCCGGGGTTGCGAGGCGCTGGGCCATCGCTGGGCGGTCATCCCGCGTAATGTGCGCGGTTGCTGGAACCTGGGCTACTGCGGCATGGGTTGCCCGGTCAACGCCAAGCAGTCGATGCTGGTCACCAGCATCCCCGCCACCTTGGAAACGGGCGGCGAACTGCTCTATCTGGCCCGGGCCGAGCGTTTCAGCCACGACGGCCAGCGCATTGACCACCTGCAGTGCCAAGCCCTGGATGCCAAAGGCGTTCAGCCCACGGGGCGAAAGGTCTGCGTGCGCGCCCGTCACTACGTGTTGGCCGGTGGCGGTATCAACAGCCCGGCCCTGTTGCTGCGCTCGGAGGCGCCCGACCCGCACCAGCGCCTGGGCAAGCGCACCTTCCTGCACCTGGTCAACTTCAGCGCCGCGCAATTCGCCGATAAGATCGACCCGTACTACGGCGCGCCGCAGTCGATCTACAGTGACCAGTTCCAGTGGCAGGACGGCGTCGCCGGCCCGATCGGCTACAAACTCGAGGTTCCCCCGCTGCACCCGGCCCTGGCCAGCACCCTGCTGGGCGGGCACGGCCAGGACAATGCCCTGCGCATGGCCGAGCTGCCCCACACCCACGTGATGCTGGCGCTGCTGCGCGATGGTTTCCACCCCGAAAGCCCGGGCGGGCAGGTGGAACTGCGCGGCGACGGCTCACCGGTGCTCGACTACCCCGTTACCGACTACCTGCGCGATGGCCTGCGCCGGGCCTGGCACAGCATGGCGCAGATCCAGTTCGCCGCCGGTGCCCGCCAGGTGCTGCCGGTGCATGGCGATGCCCGCTACGTCGAGACGCCGGACCAGGCCAAGGCACTGATCGATAGCCTGCCTATGGAACTGTTCCGCATGCGCCTGGGCAGCGCCCATGTCATGGGCGGCTGCACCCTGGGCGAAGACCCGCGCCAGGCGGTGTGCGACAGCCTGGGCCGGCATCACCAGCTGGAGAACCTGTCGATCCACGACGGCTCGCTGTTCCCCACCAGCATCGGCGCCAACCCGCAGTTGTCGGTCTATGCCCTGGCCGCGCGGCTCAGCGACGCGCTGATCGGGCGCCTGGCAAACGGCGCATGA